Genomic DNA from Carnobacterium gallinarum DSM 4847:
TGAACGCATGCTATACACTAATGCACCGACTGTAAAGGAAACACCACCAGCTACTAATAGCCAAAAACCAACTACGCCAAGACCATCATATAAGGGTTTCATTGCTGTGATACATAACCATCCCATAATGATATAAATAACTGTCGAGGCATTTTGAAATTTTCCTAACCAAATGGACTTGTAAACAACGCCTAAGACTGCCATTAGCCAAATAATTCCAAAAAGTGTCCAGCCAAAAGTGCCACCAATTGTGACTAAGCAGTAAGGTGTATAGGTTCCGGCAATCAACAAGTAAATACTACTATGGTCGAATATTTGGAAAACGCCTTTAGCTCGGGTGAATATCAAGCTATGAAATAATGTTGAAGCAAGATAGAGTAAAATTAATGTCGTTCCATAAATTGCATAGGAAACTGTTTCAAGAGTGGAACCCGAATTTGCTCCTTTGATTAATAAGATGACTAAGCCAGCGATACTTAGACCAGCAGCAACACCGTGAGTAACCGCGTTAAAAACTTCATTTACGATTAAATACGTTTTAGAAAATTCAGTTGTTTGTTTCATGAAAATAAACCTCCAATTTTATTGAATTAGTTAAGCTAGTTGTCTTTTTTACAAGTAGTATAGTCTCTTTAGTAAGAGGTTTAATTATTAAATTTTAGACTTTATTTAGTTGAGCAGATAAATTTCTAAAATAAGCTGAAACTTTCGATGATTTTTTATGTTTTTCCGTCTTCTCTAGTGTACGAAAATTCAAGAATCTGTTATACTACTTAACAGAAGTCAAAAAAATAGAGAAACAAAAAATGGACGGTTTCCTTTGCTTTTCATTATTATAACATGAACTTCTCTATTTTTGCATAAAGAAAGTGTGGGATTAATAAAAAATGAAAAAAATTAAGAT
This window encodes:
- the trhA gene encoding PAQR family membrane homeostasis protein TrhA, with the protein product MKQTTEFSKTYLIVNEVFNAVTHGVAAGLSIAGLVILLIKGANSGSTLETVSYAIYGTTLILLYLASTLFHSLIFTRAKGVFQIFDHSSIYLLIAGTYTPYCLVTIGGTFGWTLFGIIWLMAVLGVVYKSIWLGKFQNASTVIYIIMGWLCITAMKPLYDGLGVVGFWLLVAGGVSFTVGALVYSMRSVKFMHVLWHLFVMLGTGLMYFSILLYV